From Pseudomonas putida, one genomic window encodes:
- the pmbA gene encoding metalloprotease PmbA produces the protein MSAVQSVGPKDLPALQEQVEAIIAEARRQGASACEVAVSLEQGLSTTVRQREVETVEFNRDQGFGITLYVGQRKGSASTSASGPEAIRETVAAALAIARHTSEDDCSGLADAALMAREIPDLDLYHDWDLEPEKAIEMALACEAAAFDADPRILNADGTTLNTHQGCRVYGNSHGFIGGYASTRHSLSCVMIAEGEGQMQRDYWYDVNRQGHLLADPRSIGQRAAQRAASRLGARPVKTCEVPVLFSAELAGGLFGSFLSAISGGNLYRKSSFLDGALGQRLFPSWLTLDERPHIPRALGSAAFDGDGLATYAKPFVDKGELVSYLLGTYSGRKLGLPSTANSGGVHNLYVTHGIEDQAALIRRMGRGLLVTELMGHGLNMVTGDYSRGAAGFWVENGEIQHAVQEVTIAGNMKDMFQQIVAIGSDLETRSNIHTGSVLIERMTVAGS, from the coding sequence ATGAGTGCAGTCCAGAGCGTAGGCCCCAAGGACCTGCCAGCATTGCAGGAGCAGGTCGAAGCGATCATCGCCGAGGCGCGCCGGCAGGGTGCCAGCGCCTGTGAAGTGGCGGTATCGCTGGAGCAGGGCTTGTCCACCACGGTGCGCCAGCGTGAGGTCGAGACGGTAGAGTTCAACCGCGACCAGGGCTTTGGCATCACCCTCTATGTCGGCCAGCGCAAGGGCTCGGCCAGCACCTCGGCCAGTGGCCCTGAGGCCATTCGCGAAACCGTTGCCGCCGCCCTGGCCATTGCCAGGCACACCTCCGAAGACGATTGCTCGGGGCTGGCTGATGCGGCATTGATGGCGCGCGAGATTCCGGACCTGGACCTTTACCATGACTGGGATCTGGAGCCCGAGAAAGCCATCGAGATGGCCCTGGCCTGCGAGGCGGCGGCATTCGACGCTGATCCGCGCATTCTCAACGCCGATGGCACCACCCTCAATACCCACCAGGGCTGCCGTGTCTATGGCAACAGCCATGGCTTCATCGGCGGTTACGCATCGACCCGGCACAGCCTGAGCTGCGTGATGATCGCTGAAGGTGAAGGCCAGATGCAGCGTGATTACTGGTACGACGTCAACCGCCAGGGCCACCTGTTGGCCGACCCGCGCAGCATTGGCCAGCGCGCTGCACAGCGCGCAGCCAGCCGGCTCGGTGCGCGTCCGGTCAAGACATGCGAAGTGCCGGTGCTGTTCTCCGCCGAGCTGGCCGGTGGCCTGTTCGGCAGCTTTCTGTCGGCCATCTCGGGTGGCAACCTGTACCGCAAGTCGTCGTTCCTCGATGGTGCCCTTGGCCAGCGGCTGTTCCCCAGCTGGCTGACGCTGGATGAGCGCCCGCATATTCCGCGTGCCCTTGGCAGCGCGGCGTTCGACGGTGATGGCCTGGCGACCTATGCCAAGCCGTTCGTCGACAAAGGGGAGCTGGTGTCTTACCTGCTGGGTACCTATTCCGGTCGCAAGCTCGGCTTGCCAAGTACGGCCAACTCCGGGGGTGTGCACAACCTGTACGTCACCCATGGCATCGAAGACCAGGCGGCCCTGATCCGCCGCATGGGGCGCGGTTTGCTGGTGACCGAGCTGATGGGCCATGGCCTGAACATGGTCACAGGCGACTACTCGCGGGGTGCTGCAGGCTTCTGGGTCGAGAATGGCGAGATTCAGCATGCGGTGCAGGAAGTGACGATTGCCGGCAACATGAAGGACATGTTCCAGCAGATTGTCGCGATTGGCAGTGATCTTGAAACCCGCAGCAATATTCATACGGGCTCGGTGTTGATCGAGAGGATGACCGTTGCGGGTAGCTGA
- a CDS encoding ZIP family metal transporter: MRSEVMSVSSVRLFRLALGTVLLLVGTALLVARGIAWLDLDPRMLRALEGGAVCALGTALGAVPVLVIRNMPVALADTLLGFGAGVMLAATAFSLIIPGLDAAQSIGFSPWGAGGLVSFGLLFGAMCLFVVDLKVSGASPEALVGTGNQPVIAARIWLFVIAIIAHNIPEGMAIGVSAGGGMTDADSLAMGIALQDVPEGLVIALVLAGAGMPRFKAFLIGAASGLVEPLAAVVCAWLVNVAELLLPLGLACAAGAMLLVVTQEIIPESRSNGHHRLASVGLCVGFCLMMVMDTAMS, from the coding sequence ATGCGTTCAGAGGTGATGTCTGTCAGTAGTGTGCGCCTGTTCCGGCTGGCACTGGGTACTGTGCTGCTCCTGGTTGGCACGGCCCTGCTGGTGGCCCGGGGCATCGCCTGGCTGGACCTGGATCCGCGCATGTTGCGCGCCCTCGAGGGCGGCGCAGTGTGCGCGCTGGGAACAGCGCTGGGCGCAGTGCCGGTGCTGGTGATTCGTAATATGCCGGTGGCCCTGGCCGATACCTTGTTGGGTTTCGGTGCCGGTGTGATGCTGGCGGCGACGGCGTTCTCGCTGATCATTCCTGGCCTGGATGCCGCTCAGTCCATCGGATTCAGCCCCTGGGGGGCGGGTGGCCTGGTCAGCTTCGGCCTGTTGTTCGGTGCGATGTGCCTGTTCGTCGTCGATCTGAAAGTGTCCGGTGCTTCGCCCGAGGCGTTGGTCGGCACCGGGAACCAACCGGTGATTGCAGCGCGGATCTGGCTGTTCGTGATCGCGATCATCGCTCACAACATCCCCGAAGGCATGGCCATCGGCGTGTCGGCCGGTGGCGGCATGACCGATGCTGACAGCCTCGCCATGGGCATTGCCTTGCAGGATGTTCCCGAAGGGTTGGTCATTGCGCTGGTGCTGGCGGGGGCGGGGATGCCTCGGTTCAAGGCGTTTCTGATCGGTGCGGCGTCGGGGTTGGTGGAACCACTGGCAGCGGTGGTCTGTGCCTGGCTGGTGAATGTCGCCGAGCTGCTGTTACCGTTGGGCCTGGCCTGTGCGGCCGGGGCCATGCTGCTGGTGGTGACCCAGGAAATCATCCCCGAGTCGCGCAGCAATGGGCATCACCGTTTGGCCAGCGTCGGCCTGTGCGTCGGTTTTTGCTTGATGATGGTGATGGACACGGCGATGTCTTGA
- a CDS encoding superoxide dismutase → MSHTLPALPYAYDALEPHIDTQTMEIHHTKHHQTYVNGLNAAVEGTQWADWPVEKLVAAVKQLPENLRGAVTNHGGGHANHSLFWKVMSPKGGGQPQGLVAKAIEAELGGFEAFKEAFTKAALTRFGSGWAWLSVNGEQKLVVESSGNQDSPLMHGNTPILGLDVWEHAYYLKYQNRRPEYIGAFYNVIDWAEVERRYIEASQ, encoded by the coding sequence ATGTCTCATACCTTGCCTGCTTTGCCCTATGCCTACGATGCGCTGGAACCGCATATCGATACCCAGACCATGGAGATACACCACACCAAGCACCACCAGACTTACGTCAACGGCCTCAATGCTGCGGTCGAAGGTACCCAGTGGGCTGACTGGCCGGTTGAGAAGCTGGTTGCTGCGGTCAAACAGCTACCGGAAAACCTGCGAGGGGCGGTGACCAACCATGGCGGTGGTCACGCCAACCATTCGCTGTTCTGGAAAGTCATGTCGCCCAAGGGCGGCGGCCAGCCACAGGGCTTGGTGGCCAAGGCCATCGAGGCTGAGCTGGGTGGTTTCGAGGCGTTCAAGGAGGCCTTCACCAAAGCCGCGCTGACCCGCTTCGGCAGCGGCTGGGCCTGGCTCAGCGTGAATGGTGAACAGAAACTCGTGGTGGAGAGCAGCGGCAACCAGGACAGCCCGCTGATGCATGGCAACACACCGATCCTCGGCCTGGATGTGTGGGAGCATGCCTACTACTTGAAGTACCAGAACCGTCGCCCGGAATACATTGGGGCTTTCTACAACGTAATTGACTGGGCCGAAGTGGAACGTCGTTATATCGAAGCCAGCCAATGA
- the ptsN gene encoding PTS IIA-like nitrogen regulatory protein PtsN, with product MIRLETILTPDRSLVNVSGGSKKRALEKVANLIANQKTELKMPELEMQDVFEKLIAREKLGSTGFGNGIAIPHCRLAGCTSPVSALLHLDAPIDYDAIDGAPVDLLFVLLVPEAATDAHLELLRQIASMLDRKEVRERLRAANSSEALYQVVLDAQNEH from the coding sequence ATGATCCGACTTGAAACCATCCTGACCCCCGACCGTTCCTTGGTGAACGTGTCGGGTGGCAGTAAGAAGCGCGCTTTGGAAAAAGTCGCCAACCTGATTGCCAATCAAAAAACCGAGCTGAAGATGCCCGAGCTGGAGATGCAAGACGTCTTCGAAAAGCTGATCGCTCGTGAAAAGCTCGGCTCCACAGGCTTCGGCAATGGGATCGCCATACCTCACTGCCGCCTCGCAGGCTGCACTTCGCCCGTTAGCGCACTGCTGCACCTGGATGCTCCGATCGACTATGACGCCATCGATGGCGCGCCTGTCGACCTGCTGTTCGTCCTGCTGGTGCCGGAGGCTGCCACCGACGCCCATCTGGAACTGCTGCGCCAGATCGCCAGCATGCTGGATCGCAAGGAAGTTCGCGAGCGCCTGCGTGCCGCCAACAGCAGCGAGGCCCTGTACCAGGTAGTCCTGGACGCACAGAACGAGCACTGA
- a CDS encoding FagA protein, with protein MMFMKPVLRELPYLENWRWLSRRIRCALEPDEPRLIEHYLAEGRYLACCTDTSPWTVALTSFRLLLDTACDRMLPWHWRCQCLDQAWRPLLELRKLDRREQNQRWQPYALQLANCRLLPSISPDELMQGSDDE; from the coding sequence ATGATGTTCATGAAACCCGTCCTGCGCGAATTGCCTTACCTGGAAAACTGGCGCTGGCTCAGCCGGCGCATCCGCTGCGCGCTCGAGCCCGACGAGCCGCGCCTGATCGAGCACTATCTGGCCGAAGGCCGCTACCTGGCGTGCTGCACGGACACCTCGCCATGGACCGTAGCGCTGACCTCGTTCCGCCTGCTGCTGGATACCGCCTGCGATCGCATGTTGCCATGGCATTGGCGTTGCCAGTGCCTGGATCAGGCCTGGCGCCCCCTGCTTGAGCTGCGCAAGCTCGACCGCCGCGAACAGAACCAGCGCTGGCAACCCTACGCCCTGCAACTGGCCAACTGCCGGTTGCTGCCGTCCATTTCCCCCGATGAACTGATGCAAGGATCTGATGATGAGTGA
- the hpf gene encoding ribosome hibernation-promoting factor, HPF/YfiA family: MQVNISGQHVEVTQPLRDYVLEKLARVESHFDKITNVQVIMKVEKLQQKVEATLQIPGSEVVANAEHEDMYAAIDALADKLDRQLKKHKEKQQSLLQGAAAR, from the coding sequence ATGCAAGTCAATATCAGTGGACAGCATGTAGAAGTCACCCAGCCGCTGCGCGATTACGTGCTTGAAAAGCTCGCCCGGGTGGAAAGTCACTTCGACAAGATCACTAACGTGCAGGTCATCATGAAGGTCGAGAAGCTGCAGCAGAAGGTCGAAGCGACCCTGCAGATTCCTGGCTCAGAAGTGGTTGCCAACGCCGAACACGAAGACATGTATGCAGCGATCGATGCCTTGGCCGACAAGCTCGACCGCCAACTGAAAAAACACAAGGAAAAACAGCAAAGTCTGCTGCAAGGTGCAGCTGCCCGCTGA
- the rapZ gene encoding RNase adapter RapZ: MRLIIVSGRSGSGKSTALDVLEDNGFYCIDNLPAGLLPQLAENALIHTELLQPKVAVSIDARNLPSHLSRFPELLAEARGRHIQCDVLFLDADEDTLLKRFSETRRRHPLTNADRSLAEAIRVESELLGPISDLADLKIDTTSLNLYQLRDSIKLRLLNQPEPGTAFLVESFGFKRGMPVDADLVFDVRCLPNPYWKPELREHSGLDQPVIDYLAAQPDVEEMFTDISTYLLKWLPRFAASNRAYVTIAIGCTGGHHRSVYLTERLGQLLQQSLKNVQVRHRDL, encoded by the coding sequence ATGCGCCTGATCATCGTCAGCGGCCGGTCCGGCTCCGGCAAGAGTACCGCCCTCGACGTGCTGGAAGACAACGGCTTTTACTGTATCGATAACCTCCCTGCCGGCTTGCTGCCGCAGTTGGCGGAAAACGCGTTGATCCATACAGAATTGCTGCAGCCGAAAGTGGCAGTGTCCATCGATGCCCGCAACCTGCCAAGCCACCTGTCACGCTTCCCCGAATTGCTCGCCGAAGCGCGTGGCCGGCATATCCAGTGCGATGTGCTGTTTCTCGATGCCGACGAGGACACGCTGCTCAAGCGCTTCTCCGAAACACGCCGGCGCCATCCGCTGACGAATGCGGATCGCTCACTGGCCGAAGCGATCCGCGTTGAAAGCGAATTGCTGGGGCCAATCTCCGATCTTGCCGACCTGAAGATCGACACCACCAGCCTCAACCTTTACCAGCTGCGCGACTCGATCAAGTTGCGCCTGCTCAATCAGCCTGAGCCGGGCACCGCATTCCTGGTCGAATCGTTCGGCTTCAAGCGTGGCATGCCGGTCGATGCAGACCTGGTTTTCGATGTGCGCTGCCTGCCGAACCCATACTGGAAGCCCGAACTGCGTGAGCATTCCGGCCTGGATCAGCCGGTTATCGATTACCTTGCCGCGCAGCCGGATGTCGAAGAGATGTTTACCGACATCTCGACCTACCTGCTCAAGTGGCTGCCCCGCTTCGCTGCCAGCAACCGCGCCTATGTCACCATCGCCATTGGCTGCACAGGCGGCCACCACCGCTCGGTGTACCTCACCGAGCGCCTCGGCCAACTGTTGCAACAGTCCCTGAAAAACGTCCAGGTCCGCCACCGCGACCTCTAG
- a CDS encoding RNA polymerase factor sigma-54, with the protein MKPSLVLKMGQQLTMTPQLQQAIRLLQLSTLDLQQEIQEALESNPMLERQEDGEDFDNSDPMADNAESKPAAEAQDNSFQESTASAENLEDGEWNERIPNELPVDTAWEDIYQTSASSLPSNDDDEWDFTTRTSAGESLQSHLLWQLNLAPMSDTDRLIAVTLIDSINGQGYLEDTIEEICAGFDPELDIELDEVEAVLHRIQQFEPAGVGARNLGECLLLQLRQLPANTPWMAEAKRLVSEFIDLLGGRDYSQLMRRMKLKEDELRQVIELVQSLNPRPGSQIESSEPEYVVPDVIVRKDSHRWLVELNQEAIPRLRVNPQYAGFVRRADTSADNTFMRNQLQEARWFIKSLQSRNETLMKVATQIVEHQRGFLDHGDEAMKPLVLHDIAEAVGMHESTISRVTTQKFMHTPRGIYELKYFFSSHVSTSEGGECSSTAIRAIIKKLVAAENQKKPLSDSKIAGLLEAQGIQVARRTVAKYRESLGIAPSSERKRLM; encoded by the coding sequence ATGAAACCATCGCTCGTCCTAAAAATGGGCCAGCAACTGACGATGACCCCGCAGTTGCAACAGGCCATCCGCCTACTCCAGCTCTCTACCCTGGACCTTCAGCAGGAAATCCAGGAAGCGCTGGAGTCCAATCCGATGCTCGAACGCCAGGAAGACGGCGAAGACTTCGACAACAGCGACCCGATGGCGGATAACGCCGAGAGCAAACCGGCCGCCGAAGCCCAGGACAACAGCTTTCAGGAAAGCACCGCCAGTGCCGAGAACCTGGAGGACGGTGAGTGGAACGAGCGCATCCCCAACGAGCTTCCGGTCGATACGGCCTGGGAAGACATCTACCAGACCAGCGCGAGCAGCCTGCCGAGCAACGATGACGACGAGTGGGACTTCACCACGCGCACATCCGCCGGCGAAAGCCTGCAAAGCCACCTGCTGTGGCAACTGAACCTGGCACCGATGTCCGATACCGACCGCCTGATCGCCGTCACCCTTATCGACAGCATCAACGGCCAGGGTTACCTGGAAGACACGATCGAAGAGATCTGCGCCGGTTTCGATCCGGAGCTGGACATCGAACTGGACGAAGTCGAAGCGGTACTGCACCGTATCCAGCAGTTCGAGCCAGCAGGTGTCGGCGCACGCAACCTGGGCGAGTGCCTGTTGCTGCAACTGCGCCAACTCCCGGCCAACACACCGTGGATGGCCGAGGCCAAACGCCTGGTCAGCGAGTTCATCGACCTGTTGGGCGGGCGCGACTACAGCCAGCTGATGCGCCGCATGAAGCTCAAGGAAGACGAACTGCGCCAGGTGATCGAGCTGGTTCAGAGCCTCAACCCGCGCCCAGGTTCGCAAATCGAGTCCAGTGAGCCGGAATACGTGGTGCCCGATGTAATCGTCCGCAAGGACAGTCATCGCTGGCTGGTCGAGCTGAACCAGGAAGCGATCCCGCGCCTGCGGGTCAATCCGCAATACGCCGGCTTCGTCCGCCGGGCCGACACCAGCGCCGACAACACCTTCATGCGCAATCAGTTGCAGGAAGCACGCTGGTTCATCAAGAGCCTGCAAAGCCGCAACGAAACGCTGATGAAAGTCGCCACGCAGATCGTCGAGCATCAGCGCGGCTTCCTCGACCACGGTGACGAGGCCATGAAACCGTTGGTGTTGCATGACATCGCCGAAGCCGTGGGCATGCACGAGTCGACCATCTCGCGGGTGACCACCCAGAAGTTCATGCACACCCCACGCGGCATCTACGAACTGAAATACTTTTTCTCCAGCCACGTCAGCACCTCCGAAGGCGGAGAATGCTCGTCCACGGCAATCCGCGCGATCATCAAGAAACTGGTTGCGGCGGAAAATCAGAAAAAGCCATTGAGTGACAGCAAGATCGCTGGTTTACTGGAGGCACAAGGCATCCAGGTAGCCCGTCGCACCGTCGCCAAGTACCGCGAGTCCCTCGGCATCGCACCGTCGAGTGAGCGCAAGCGACTGATGTAG
- a CDS encoding class II fumarate hydratase: MSDTRIERDSMGELQVPAQALYGAQTQRAVDNFPISGQRMPAQFIRALLLAKAAAAKANIELEQISAAQGQAIVKAVEQLLAEDFIQHFPVDVYQTGSGTSSNMNANEVIATLASRLLGEPVNANDHVNCGQSSNDIIPTTIHVSAALALHEQLLPALAHLVQVIEAKSVQVHQYVKTGRTHLMDAMPVRMSQVLDGWAAQINGAKAHIEATLPCLQALAQGGTAVGTGINAHPQFAVGFARQLSGLTQVEFTPGQNLFALIGSQDTAVALSGQLKTTAVALMKIANDLRWMNSGPLAGLGEIELQALQPGSSIMPGKVNPVIPEATAMVAAQVIGNDATIAIAGQSGNFELNVMLPVIARNLLESIELMANASRLLADQAIASFKVNEGKLKEALARNPILVTALNPIIGYLKAAEIAKTAYKQGRPIIDVALEHTDLSRDQLEALLDPEKLTAGGI; encoded by the coding sequence ATGAGTGATACCCGTATCGAGCGTGACAGCATGGGTGAATTGCAGGTGCCGGCCCAGGCCCTGTATGGCGCCCAGACCCAGCGCGCGGTCGACAACTTCCCGATCAGCGGCCAGCGTATGCCGGCCCAGTTCATTCGTGCCCTGCTGTTGGCCAAGGCGGCTGCCGCCAAGGCCAACATCGAGCTGGAGCAGATTTCTGCCGCCCAGGGCCAAGCCATCGTCAAGGCGGTCGAGCAACTGCTCGCCGAAGACTTCATCCAGCACTTCCCGGTGGACGTGTACCAGACCGGCTCCGGCACCAGCTCGAACATGAATGCCAACGAGGTGATCGCCACGCTGGCCAGCCGCCTGCTCGGTGAGCCGGTCAATGCCAACGACCATGTCAACTGCGGCCAGAGCAGCAACGACATCATCCCGACCACCATTCACGTCAGCGCTGCACTGGCGCTGCATGAGCAGTTGCTGCCCGCCCTGGCTCACCTGGTTCAGGTGATCGAGGCCAAGTCGGTGCAAGTGCATCAGTACGTGAAGACTGGCCGTACCCACCTGATGGATGCCATGCCGGTGCGCATGAGCCAGGTGCTCGATGGCTGGGCGGCCCAGATCAATGGCGCCAAGGCGCATATCGAAGCGACCCTGCCGTGCCTGCAGGCCCTGGCCCAGGGTGGCACTGCCGTGGGCACCGGGATCAACGCCCACCCGCAATTCGCCGTAGGCTTCGCTCGCCAGCTGAGCGGCCTCACCCAGGTCGAGTTCACCCCCGGCCAGAACCTGTTCGCCCTGATCGGCTCCCAGGACACCGCGGTGGCGCTGTCCGGCCAGCTCAAAACCACTGCCGTGGCACTGATGAAAATCGCCAACGACCTGCGCTGGATGAATTCCGGGCCGCTCGCAGGCCTCGGTGAGATCGAACTCCAAGCCCTGCAGCCTGGCTCCTCGATCATGCCGGGCAAGGTCAACCCGGTTATCCCGGAAGCCACCGCCATGGTCGCCGCCCAGGTGATCGGCAACGACGCGACCATCGCCATTGCCGGCCAGTCGGGCAACTTCGAACTCAACGTGATGCTGCCGGTGATAGCCCGCAACCTGCTGGAGAGCATCGAGCTGATGGCCAACGCCAGCCGCCTGCTGGCCGACCAGGCCATCGCCAGCTTCAAGGTCAATGAGGGCAAGCTCAAGGAAGCCCTGGCACGCAACCCGATCCTGGTCACCGCCCTGAACCCGATCATCGGCTACCTCAAGGCCGCCGAGATCGCCAAGACCGCGTACAAGCAGGGCCGGCCGATCATCGACGTGGCGCTGGAGCATACCGACCTGTCGCGCGATCAGCTCGAAGCGCTGCTGGACCCGGAAAAACTCACCGCTGGGGGCATCTGA
- a CDS encoding HPr family phosphocarrier protein, giving the protein MPAREITIINKLGLHARAAAKFVGVAGRFPCQVRVGRAPDKLVDGKSIMAVMMLAAGKGTQVHLHTEGEQDDDALEALVALINNYFDEGE; this is encoded by the coding sequence ATGCCCGCCCGCGAAATCACCATCATCAACAAGCTGGGCCTGCATGCCCGGGCGGCCGCCAAGTTCGTCGGCGTGGCCGGGCGCTTCCCCTGCCAGGTGCGGGTGGGCCGCGCACCAGACAAGCTGGTGGACGGCAAGAGCATCATGGCCGTGATGATGTTGGCGGCAGGCAAAGGCACCCAGGTGCACCTGCACACTGAAGGCGAGCAGGACGACGACGCGCTGGAAGCGCTGGTAGCCCTGATCAACAACTACTTCGACGAAGGCGAATAA
- the lptB gene encoding LPS export ABC transporter ATP-binding protein — protein sequence MATLKAQHLAKSYKGRQVVRDVSLSIDSGQIVGLLGPNGAGKTTCFYMIVGLVQADQGRVLIDNLDVSHQPMHGRARAGIGYLPQEASIFRKLSVADNIMAILETRKELDREGRRKELESLLQEFHISHIRDNLGMSLSGGERRRVEIARALATAPKFILLDEPFAGVDPISVGDIKQIIHHLKAKGIGVLITDHNVRETLDICETAYIVNDGQLIAEGDAQTILANELVKEVYLGHEFRL from the coding sequence ATGGCAACCCTCAAAGCCCAGCACCTGGCCAAGAGCTACAAAGGGCGTCAAGTCGTGCGTGACGTCAGCCTGTCGATCGACAGCGGCCAGATCGTCGGCCTGCTCGGCCCCAACGGCGCCGGCAAGACCACCTGCTTCTACATGATCGTCGGCCTGGTACAGGCCGACCAGGGGCGCGTCCTCATCGACAACCTGGATGTCAGCCACCAGCCCATGCATGGCCGTGCACGCGCCGGCATCGGCTACCTGCCGCAGGAAGCCTCGATCTTCCGCAAGCTGTCGGTGGCCGACAACATCATGGCCATCCTCGAGACCCGCAAGGAACTCGACCGCGAGGGTCGTCGCAAGGAGCTGGAGAGTCTGCTGCAGGAGTTCCACATCAGCCACATCCGCGACAACCTCGGCATGAGCCTTTCCGGCGGCGAGCGTCGCCGTGTCGAGATCGCACGCGCCCTGGCGACAGCCCCCAAGTTCATCCTGCTGGACGAACCCTTCGCTGGCGTCGACCCGATTTCGGTCGGTGACATCAAGCAGATCATCCACCACCTCAAGGCCAAGGGTATCGGTGTACTGATCACCGACCACAACGTGCGTGAAACCCTGGATATCTGTGAAACCGCCTACATCGTCAACGACGGGCAACTGATCGCCGAGGGCGACGCGCAGACCATCCTGGCCAACGAACTGGTCAAGGAAGTTTACCTGGGTCACGAGTTCCGGCTCTGA